From a single Tursiops truncatus isolate mTurTru1 chromosome 20, mTurTru1.mat.Y, whole genome shotgun sequence genomic region:
- the ADPRM gene encoding manganese-dependent ADP-ribose/CDP-alcohol diphosphatase, producing the protein MDAKPEPGPLSESSELLFSFGVIADIQYADLEDGYNFQGSRRRYYRHSLLHLQGAIEHWNKESSPPSCVLQLGDIIDGYNAQYQASEKSLELIMNTFQRLKVPVHHTWGNHEFYNFSRDYLTNSKLNTKFLEDQIAHHPETVPSENYYAYHFVPFPKFRFILLDAYDMSVLGVDPSSPKYQQCLKILREHNPNAELNSPQGLAEPQFVQFNGGFSQEQLNWLNEVLTFSDRNQEKVVIVSHLPIYPEASDSVCLAWNYRDALAVIWSHKCVVCFFAGHTHDGGYSEDPFGVHHVNIEGVIETAPDSQAFGTVHVYPDKMVLKGRGRVPDRIMNYKKEKALHF; encoded by the exons ATGGATGCTAAGCCCGAACCTGGACCCCTCAGTGAGAGTTCAgaacttcttttctcctttggagTTATAGCAGATATTCAGTATGCTGATTTGGAAGATGGCTATAATTTCCAAGGAAGCAGACGGAGATACTACAGACACAGTCTTCTTCACTTACAGGGTGCTATCGAACACTGGAATAAAGAAAGCAGCCCACCCAGTTGTGTACTTCAGCTTGGAGACATCATCGATGGATATAATGCACAGTATCAAGCATCAGAAAAGTCACTAGAACTCATCATGAACACATTCCAAAGGCTGAAAGTCCCAGTTCATCACACGTGGGGAAATCATGAATTCTATAACTTCAGCAGAGACTATTTAACAAACTCCAAACTTAACACAAAGTTTCTGGAGGACCAGATTGCCCATCATCCTGAGACTGTGCCTTCAGAGAATTATTATGCTTATCACTTTGTACCGTTCCCTAAATTCCGGTTCATTTTACTCGATGCTTATGACATGAGTGTCTTGGGCGTGGATCCGTCTTCTCCAAAATACCAGCAGTGTCTGAAGATACTGAGGGAGCACAACCCAAATGCGGAATTGAATAGTCCTCAAG GACTTGCTGAGCCCCAGTTTGTCCAGTTTAATGGAGGATTCAGCCAAGAACAGCTGAACTGGCTGAATGAAGTTCTTACATTCTCTGACAGAAACCAAGAAAAGGTGGTGATTGTGA GCCATCTTCCCATTTATCCCGAGGCCTCTGACAGTGTGTGCCTGGCCTGGAATTACAGAGACGCCCTGGCAGTCATTTGGTCTCACAAGTGTGTGGTGTGTTTCTTCGCCGGTCACACTCACGATGGTGGCTACTCTGAGGATCCTTTTGGTGTGCACCACGTCAACATAGAAGGGGTTATTGAAACGGCTCCAGACAGCCAGGCCTTTGGCACAGTTCATGTCTATCCTGACAAAATGGTGCTGAAAGGGAGGGGCAGAGTTCCAGACAGAATTATGAATTACAAGAAGGAAAAAGCTCTCCATTTTTAG